CGTATCGTTGAGGACGCCGAGCGGCGTCACCGAACCGGGCAGAACGCCCAAATGTTCCATCAGTTGTTCGGCCGAGCAGAAGGACACCCGGCCCGAAGCGCCGATCGCCGCCTGCACGTGCTTGAGATCGAGTGAGGCATCCTTCCTGAGCGTGATCAGGAAAAGCCGGCTCTTCTTGTCCTTGACGAACAGGTTCTTGGCAAAGCCGCCCGTCATGCCGCCCCAGATGGCCATCGCAGCCTCGACAGTTGGCAACGGCGGGTGTTCGATCGTTCGATGGGCGATACCGAGACGATCAAGAAAGGCAAACAGATCGGCGCGCGTTGCAGCCATGACAACCTCATGAGCGGACGGGCTAGGATCCCGGAACCCGCTTATATTTTCAGGTAACGCATGGATCGCGCAAGCCAAAACCATTGAAAAATCCGGGCCTTGGCGAGATTGAAACGCCCTTTTTCCGGCAAAAAAAAGCGCGCTGCGAAAAAAGTCGAAAAAGCCTGTTGCATTCGCCGCCGACTTGGGCGATATACCGCCTCGCTCCGGCGACGGAGCGCGCTGAAAAGCGGAGCGCGGGTGTAGCTCAGGGGTAGAGCATAACCTTGCCAAGGTTAGGGTCGTGGGTTCGAATCCCATCGC
Above is a window of Pleomorphomonas sp. T1.2MG-36 DNA encoding:
- a CDS encoding prolyl-tRNA synthetase associated domain-containing protein; protein product: MAATRADLFAFLDRLGIAHRTIEHPPLPTVEAAMAIWGGMTGGFAKNLFVKDKKSRLFLITLRKDASLDLKHVQAAIGASGRVSFCSAEQLMEHLGVLPGSVTPLGVLNDTAGTVTVVLERALLELDPVHVHPLENTATTAVSAEGLVTFLRATGHEPLIVDLPLLA